In Streptomyces sp. NBC_00483, a single window of DNA contains:
- a CDS encoding tetratricopeptide repeat protein, with amino-acid sequence MQPRNMSMSGVVDLAAVKAAQEAKAKAEQARAEAARNGGGGAVSPSSLVIDVSEADFESAVLQRSAEVPVVIDFWAEWCEPCKQLSPLLERLAAEYSGRFVLAKIDVDANQMLMQQFGVQGIPAVFAVVAGQALPLFQGAAPEEQIRGTLDQLIQVAEERFGLTGIAVDPEAEGEAPVVEEAPAGPYDALLEAAVQALDAGDLDGAVQAYKNVLSDDPGNTEAKLGLGQAQLLQRVQGLDPQQVRRDAAEKPADVQAQIAAADLDLIGGHVEDAFGRLVETVGRSAGEDRDAARVRLLELFEVVGADDPRVTTARTALARVLF; translated from the coding sequence ATGCAGCCACGGAACATGTCCATGAGCGGAGTCGTCGATCTCGCCGCGGTGAAGGCGGCCCAGGAGGCCAAGGCGAAGGCGGAGCAGGCCCGCGCCGAAGCGGCCAGGAACGGCGGGGGCGGGGCCGTGTCCCCGTCCAGTCTCGTCATCGACGTCAGTGAGGCGGACTTCGAGAGCGCCGTCCTGCAGCGCTCCGCCGAGGTGCCCGTCGTCATCGACTTCTGGGCCGAGTGGTGCGAGCCCTGCAAGCAGCTGAGCCCGCTGCTCGAGCGGCTCGCCGCCGAGTACAGCGGCCGCTTCGTGCTCGCCAAGATCGACGTAGACGCCAACCAGATGCTGATGCAGCAGTTCGGGGTCCAGGGGATCCCGGCTGTCTTCGCCGTCGTCGCCGGGCAGGCTCTGCCCCTCTTCCAGGGGGCCGCCCCCGAGGAGCAGATCCGCGGCACGCTCGACCAGTTGATCCAGGTCGCCGAGGAGCGCTTCGGGCTCACCGGCATCGCGGTCGACCCGGAAGCGGAGGGCGAGGCGCCGGTCGTGGAGGAGGCCCCGGCGGGCCCCTACGACGCTCTCCTCGAAGCGGCCGTGCAGGCCCTGGACGCCGGCGACCTCGACGGCGCCGTGCAGGCCTACAAGAACGTGCTGTCCGACGATCCGGGCAACACCGAGGCCAAGCTCGGCCTCGGTCAGGCGCAGCTCCTCCAGCGCGTGCAGGGGCTCGACCCGCAGCAGGTCCGCAGGGACGCCGCGGAGAAGCCCGCCGATGTGCAGGCGCAGATCGCGGCGGCCGACCTGGACCTGATCGGCGGTCATGTCGAGGACGCCTTCGGGCGGCTCGTCGAGACGGTGGGGCGCTCGGCCGGCGAGGACCGCGATGCGGCGCGTGTGCGACTGCTCGAACTGTTCGAGGTCGTGGGGGCCGACGATCCGCGCGTGACGACGGCGCGTACAGCTCTGGCCCGAGTTCTCTTCTGA
- a CDS encoding DUF6230 family protein, whose protein sequence is MKSVTRGGTRWKRFAVVMVPSVAATAAIGVALSQGALAASFSVSGQSFKVTADSLDGQGFVQYGAVDSGKTGNHPVAVVGMKTATINNLCQSVVVPVPVFGDVSMKLSAGADKSAPVEAKTLYIDADDLKADATFKNIDIGVAAGDAKKGPGIHQGDKADPNAFAQQADSVHFEHVQQRAWATTAGTFKLSGLKMKVQKGKHECY, encoded by the coding sequence ATGAAGTCCGTGACTCGTGGCGGAACCAGATGGAAGCGGTTCGCCGTAGTCATGGTGCCGAGCGTCGCGGCGACTGCCGCGATAGGCGTGGCCCTGTCCCAGGGTGCGCTCGCGGCATCGTTCAGTGTGTCGGGTCAGTCGTTCAAGGTGACGGCGGACTCCCTCGACGGCCAGGGCTTTGTCCAGTACGGCGCCGTCGACTCCGGCAAGACGGGTAACCACCCGGTCGCCGTTGTCGGCATGAAGACCGCGACGATCAACAACCTCTGCCAGTCGGTGGTTGTCCCCGTCCCGGTCTTCGGCGATGTGTCGATGAAGCTGTCGGCCGGTGCGGACAAGAGCGCCCCGGTCGAGGCCAAGACCCTCTACATCGACGCCGATGACCTGAAGGCCGATGCGACCTTCAAGAACATCGACATCGGTGTGGCGGCGGGTGACGCCAAGAAGGGCCCCGGTATCCACCAGGGCGACAAGGCCGACCCCAACGCGTTCGCCCAGCAGGCCGACTCGGTGCACTTCGAGCACGTCCAGCAGCGTGCGTGGGCCACGACGGCCGGCACCTTCAAGCTCTCCGGCCTCAAGATGAAGGTCCAGAAGGGCAAGCACGAGTGCTACTAG
- a CDS encoding DUF6114 domain-containing protein: protein MSAEAHAGLGPKLGQMRQSFRGWRGQRPFWGGLLSILGGLPIMYFPYANLAIGNMTIKMATTAGAGSLIIGVLLVVLGLTMWFQPHSRVFAGVAAILLALVSLVVSNFGGFVIGFLLALVGGGLGISWAPAERQDDSAGKGGDHATSSQDAAPVVPPVAGATYQVAGVNDDVSGTSPNNGTNGRHRAG, encoded by the coding sequence ATGAGCGCCGAAGCGCACGCAGGACTGGGCCCCAAGCTTGGTCAGATGCGCCAATCGTTCCGAGGGTGGCGCGGTCAGCGCCCGTTCTGGGGCGGTCTGCTGTCAATCCTCGGCGGCCTCCCGATCATGTACTTCCCGTACGCGAACCTCGCGATCGGCAATATGACGATCAAGATGGCGACCACGGCCGGTGCCGGTTCGCTCATCATCGGCGTCTTGCTGGTCGTGCTCGGCCTGACGATGTGGTTCCAGCCGCACTCCCGTGTGTTCGCGGGTGTCGCGGCGATTCTTCTCGCCCTGGTCTCCCTCGTGGTTTCGAACTTCGGCGGCTTCGTCATCGGTTTCCTGCTCGCCCTCGTCGGTGGCGGCCTCGGTATTTCCTGGGCGCCCGCGGAGCGGCAGGACGACTCGGCAGGGAAGGGCGGTGACCACGCCACGTCCTCCCAGGACGCGGCGCCGGTCGTGCCGCCGGTTGCGGGAGCCACCTATCAGGTCGCGGGCGTAAACGACGACGTGTCAGGGACGAGCCCGAACAACGGGACGAACGGGAGGCACCGTGCCGGCTGA
- the pyk gene encoding pyruvate kinase, whose product MRRSKIVCTLGPAVDSEEQLVSLIEAGMNVARFNFSHGTHAEHQGRYDRVRAAAKKTGRAVGVLADLQGPKIRLETFAEGPVELVRGDEFTITTEDVPGDKSICGTTYKGLPGDVSKGDQVLINDGNVELRVVEVDGPRVKTVVIEGGVISDHKGINLPGAAVNVPALSEKDIEDLRFALKMGCDMVALSFVRDANDVKDVHKIMDEEGRRVPVGAKVEKPQAVANMEGVVAAFDWIMVARGDLAVEYPLEKVPMVQKRLVEMCRRNAKPVIVATQMMESMITNSRPTRAEASDVANAILDGADAVMLSAESSVGAYPIETVKTMSKIVTAAEEELLSKGLQPLVPGKKPRTQGGSVARAACEIADFLGGEALVAFTKSGDTARRLSRYRATQPILAFTTDDETRNQLSLSWGVEAHVVPHVDSTDAMVDLVDAELVKLNRFNDGDTVVMTAGSPPGVPGTTNMVRVHHLGGGERD is encoded by the coding sequence ATGCGCCGTTCCAAAATCGTCTGCACACTGGGCCCCGCCGTCGACTCCGAAGAGCAGCTCGTCTCGCTGATCGAGGCCGGCATGAATGTGGCCCGATTCAACTTCAGCCACGGCACCCACGCCGAACACCAGGGTCGCTACGACCGTGTTCGCGCCGCCGCCAAGAAGACGGGCCGCGCCGTGGGTGTGCTCGCCGACCTCCAGGGCCCGAAGATCCGCCTGGAGACCTTCGCCGAGGGCCCCGTCGAGCTGGTGCGCGGTGACGAGTTCACCATCACCACCGAGGACGTTCCCGGTGACAAGTCGATCTGCGGTACGACCTACAAGGGTCTGCCCGGCGACGTCTCCAAGGGCGACCAGGTCCTGATCAATGACGGCAACGTCGAGCTGCGCGTCGTCGAGGTCGACGGCCCGCGCGTGAAGACGGTCGTCATCGAGGGCGGTGTCATCTCCGACCACAAGGGCATCAACCTGCCCGGCGCGGCGGTGAACGTCCCGGCCCTTTCCGAGAAGGACATCGAGGACCTGCGCTTCGCCCTGAAGATGGGCTGCGACATGGTCGCCCTGTCCTTCGTGCGCGACGCCAACGACGTCAAGGACGTCCACAAGATCATGGACGAGGAGGGGCGTCGCGTCCCCGTCGGCGCCAAGGTCGAGAAGCCGCAGGCCGTCGCCAACATGGAGGGCGTCGTCGCGGCGTTCGACTGGATCATGGTGGCCCGTGGCGACCTCGCCGTCGAGTACCCGCTCGAGAAGGTCCCGATGGTGCAGAAGCGCCTCGTGGAGATGTGCCGCCGCAACGCCAAGCCGGTGATCGTCGCGACCCAGATGATGGAGTCGATGATCACCAACTCGCGCCCCACGCGCGCCGAGGCCTCCGACGTCGCGAACGCGATCCTCGACGGTGCCGACGCGGTCATGCTGTCCGCCGAGTCCTCGGTCGGCGCCTACCCGATCGAGACCGTCAAGACGATGTCGAAGATCGTCACGGCGGCCGAGGAGGAGCTGCTCTCCAAGGGCCTGCAGCCGCTCGTGCCCGGCAAGAAGCCGCGTACGCAGGGTGGTTCGGTGGCCCGTGCCGCGTGCGAGATCGCGGACTTCCTGGGCGGCGAGGCGCTGGTCGCCTTCACCAAGTCCGGTGACACGGCCCGCCGGCTCTCCCGCTACCGCGCGACCCAGCCGATCCTGGCGTTCACCACGGACGACGAGACCCGCAACCAGCTCTCGCTGAGCTGGGGCGTCGAGGCGCACGTCGTCCCGCACGTGGACTCCACGGACGCGATGGTCGACCTCGTCGACGCCGAGCTGGTGAAGCTCAACCGCTTCAACGACGGCGACACCGTGGTCATGACGGCCGGCTCGCCCCCCGGCGTCCCCGGCACCACCAACATGGTCCGGGTGCACCACCTGGGCGGCGGCGAGCGCGACTGA
- a CDS encoding acetate kinase has translation MSATRILVLNSGSSSVKYQLLDMADHSRLAVGLVERIGEETSRLKHTPLTGGGESREQNRPIADHEEALKAVAAELTEDGLGLDSPELAAIGHRVVHGGKLFTQPTVIDDAVLKEVERLIPVAPLHNPANLTGIRTAQALRPDLPQVAVFDTAFHTTMPESASRYAIDVKTADEHRVQRYGFHGTSHAYVSRKTAALLGKRPEDVNVIVLHLGNGASASAVRGGQCVETSMGLTPLEGLVMGTRSGDVDPAVIFHLMRVGKMSADEIDDLLNKKSGLIGLCGDNDMREIRRRIDEGDEEAKLAFDIYVHRLKKYIGSYYAVLGRVDAIAFTAGVGENAAPVREAAVAGLEELGLAVDGELNSVRSDEPRLISPEYARVAVAVVPTDEELEIAQQTYALVQNRND, from the coding sequence GTGAGTGCCACCCGCATCCTCGTCCTCAACTCCGGCTCCTCGTCGGTGAAGTACCAGCTCCTCGACATGGCGGATCACTCCCGCCTCGCCGTGGGCCTGGTCGAGCGGATCGGCGAGGAGACCTCCCGCCTCAAGCACACGCCGCTCACCGGCGGCGGCGAGAGCCGTGAGCAGAACCGGCCGATCGCCGACCACGAAGAGGCGCTCAAGGCGGTCGCCGCGGAACTGACCGAGGACGGGCTCGGCCTGGACTCCCCCGAGCTGGCCGCGATCGGCCACCGCGTGGTGCACGGCGGCAAGCTGTTCACGCAGCCGACCGTGATCGACGACGCGGTGCTCAAGGAGGTGGAGCGGCTCATCCCGGTGGCGCCGCTGCACAACCCGGCGAACCTGACCGGCATCCGCACCGCCCAGGCCCTGCGCCCGGACCTCCCGCAGGTCGCCGTCTTCGACACGGCGTTCCACACGACGATGCCGGAGTCGGCCTCGCGCTACGCGATCGACGTGAAGACCGCCGACGAGCACCGCGTCCAGCGCTACGGCTTCCACGGCACCTCGCACGCGTACGTCTCCCGCAAGACGGCCGCGCTCCTCGGCAAGCGGCCGGAGGACGTCAACGTCATCGTGCTGCACCTGGGCAACGGCGCCTCCGCCTCGGCGGTCCGCGGCGGGCAGTGCGTCGAGACGTCGATGGGTCTCACCCCGCTTGAGGGGCTCGTGATGGGTACGCGTTCGGGAGATGTCGACCCGGCCGTCATCTTCCATCTGATGCGGGTGGGCAAGATGTCGGCGGACGAGATCGACGATCTGCTCAACAAGAAGTCCGGCCTGATCGGGCTGTGCGGGGACAACGACATGCGGGAGATCCGTCGCCGCATCGACGAGGGCGACGAGGAGGCGAAGCTCGCCTTCGACATCTACGTGCACCGTCTGAAGAAGTACATCGGCTCCTACTACGCGGTGCTCGGCCGGGTGGACGCGATCGCGTTCACGGCCGGGGTCGGCGAGAACGCGGCGCCGGTGCGCGAGGCTGCGGTCGCGGGCCTGGAGGAGCTGGGCCTCGCGGTCGACGGCGAGCTCAATTCCGTACGTTCCGACGAACCGCGGCTCATCTCCCCCGAATACGCCCGTGTGGCCGTGGCAGTGGTGCCGACCGACGAGGAGCTGGAGATCGCGCAGCAGACCTACGCACTGGTCCAGAACCGCAACGACTGA
- the pta gene encoding phosphate acetyltransferase: MTRSVYVTGIDRGDGRQVVELGVMELLTRQVDRVGVFRPLVHDGPDRLFDLLRSRYRLSQDPATVYGLDYHEASAIQAEQGTDELVSRLVDRFHQVARDFDVVLVLGTDFADTQLPDELALNARLANEFGASVIPVVGGKKQTEESVRAEARNAYRAYDGLGCDVLAMVVNRVAPADRDDVNERLAGRLPVPCYVLPDEPALAAPTVAQITHALGGKVLLGDDSGLARDALDFVFGGAMLPNFLNALTPGCMVVTPGDRADLVVGALAAHSAGTPPIAGVILTLNERPGEAILKLSERLAPGTPVIAVAGGSFPTAAELFAMEGKLNAATPRKAETALGVFEKYVDTAGLLKTIQAPSSDRLTPMMFEHKLLEQARSDKRRVVLPEGTEERVLRAADVLLRRGVCDLTLLGPVEQIRKKAADLGVDLADSDIIDPQTSALRERFADAYAALRAHKGVTPELAHDVVADVNYFGTLMVQEGLADGMVSGSVHSTAATIRPAFEIIKTKPEAAIVSSVFFMCLADKVLVYGDCAVNPDPNAQQLADIATQSAGTAARFGVEPRIAMLSYSTGTSGSGADVDKVREATEIVKEARPDLKIEGPIQYDAAVEPTVAATKLPDSEVAGQASVLIFPDLNTGNNTYKAVQRSAGAIAVGPVLQGLRKPVNDLSRGALVQDIVNTVVITAIQAQTPAN; encoded by the coding sequence GTGACGCGCAGCGTGTACGTGACCGGGATCGATCGCGGCGACGGCCGCCAGGTCGTGGAGCTGGGGGTCATGGAGCTCCTGACCCGCCAGGTCGACCGGGTGGGGGTATTCCGTCCGCTCGTCCACGACGGCCCCGACCGGCTCTTCGACCTGCTGCGATCCCGTTATCGGCTGTCGCAGGACCCGGCGACGGTGTACGGCCTCGACTACCACGAGGCCTCCGCGATCCAGGCCGAGCAGGGTACGGACGAGCTGGTCTCGCGCCTGGTCGACCGCTTCCACCAGGTGGCCCGCGACTTCGACGTCGTGCTCGTGCTCGGCACCGACTTCGCCGACACCCAGCTCCCGGACGAGCTGGCCCTCAACGCCCGCCTCGCCAACGAGTTCGGCGCCTCCGTGATCCCGGTCGTCGGCGGCAAGAAGCAGACGGAGGAATCGGTCCGCGCCGAGGCCCGCAACGCCTACCGCGCCTACGACGGCCTCGGCTGCGACGTCCTCGCGATGGTCGTCAACCGCGTGGCTCCGGCCGACCGGGACGACGTGAACGAGCGGCTCGCGGGGCGGCTGCCGGTCCCCTGCTACGTACTGCCCGACGAGCCGGCGCTCGCCGCGCCGACCGTCGCCCAGATCACCCACGCACTGGGCGGCAAGGTGCTGCTCGGCGACGACTCGGGCCTCGCCCGCGACGCCCTCGACTTCGTCTTCGGCGGCGCCATGCTGCCGAACTTCCTCAACGCCCTGACCCCCGGCTGCATGGTCGTCACGCCCGGCGACCGCGCGGACCTGGTCGTCGGCGCGCTCGCCGCGCACAGTGCAGGGACCCCGCCGATCGCGGGCGTGATCCTGACCCTGAACGAGCGGCCCGGCGAGGCGATCCTCAAGCTCTCCGAGCGCCTCGCGCCCGGCACCCCGGTCATCGCGGTGGCCGGCGGCTCCTTCCCCACGGCAGCCGAACTCTTCGCCATGGAAGGCAAGTTGAACGCGGCGACGCCGCGCAAGGCGGAGACCGCCCTCGGCGTCTTCGAGAAGTACGTCGACACGGCGGGCCTGCTGAAGACCATCCAGGCGCCGTCCTCCGACCGCCTCACGCCGATGATGTTCGAGCACAAGCTCCTGGAGCAGGCCCGCTCGGACAAGCGCCGCGTCGTGCTGCCCGAGGGCACCGAGGAGCGCGTGCTGCGCGCCGCCGACGTGCTCCTGCGCCGCGGCGTCTGCGACCTCACCCTGCTCGGCCCGGTCGAGCAGATCCGCAAGAAGGCCGCCGACCTCGGCGTCGACCTCGCCGACAGCGACATCATCGACCCGCAGACCTCGGCGCTGCGGGAACGCTTCGCCGACGCCTACGCGGCGCTGCGCGCCCACAAGGGCGTAACCCCGGAGCTGGCCCACGACGTAGTCGCCGACGTGAACTACTTCGGCACGCTCATGGTCCAGGAGGGCCTCGCCGACGGCATGGTCTCCGGCTCCGTGCACTCCACGGCCGCCACGATCCGGCCCGCCTTCGAGATCATCAAGACCAAGCCGGAGGCCGCGATCGTCTCCTCGGTCTTCTTCATGTGCCTGGCCGACAAGGTCCTCGTCTACGGCGACTGCGCCGTCAACCCGGACCCGAACGCCCAGCAGCTCGCCGACATCGCCACGCAGTCGGCCGGCACCGCCGCCCGGTTCGGCGTCGAGCCGCGGATCGCGATGCTGTCGTACTCCACCGGCACCTCGGGCTCCGGCGCCGACGTCGACAAGGTCCGCGAGGCCACGGAGATCGTCAAGGAGGCCCGCCCCGACCTGAAGATCGAGGGGCCGATCCAGTACGACGCCGCCGTCGAGCCGACCGTCGCGGCCACCAAGCTGCCCGACTCCGAGGTCGCGGGCCAGGCCAGCGTGCTGATCTTCCCCGACCTCAACACCGGCAACAACACGTACAAGGCCGTGCAGCGCTCGGCCGGTGCGATCGCCGTCGGCCCGGTCCTTCAGGGCCTGCGCAAGCCGGTCAACGACCTGTCCCGCGGCGCGCTCGTGCAGGACATCGTCAACACGGTCGTCATCACGGCGATCCAGGCGCAGACGCCCGCCAACTGA
- a CDS encoding ATP-dependent 6-phosphofructokinase, with amino-acid sequence MRIGVLTAGGDCPGLNAVIRSVVHRAVTHYGDEVLGFEDGYAGLLDGRYRPLDLNAVSGILARGGTILGSSRLERDRFRAACENAKQLAEEIGFDALIPIGGEGTLTAARMLSDAGLPVVGVPKTIDNDISSTDRTFGFDTAVGVATEAIDRLKTTAESHQRVMVVEVMGRHAGWIALESGMAGGAHGICLPERPFDPADLVKMVEQRFANGKKFAVICVAEGAHPAEGTMDYGTGAIDQFGHERFQGIGTALSYELESRLGKEARPVILGHVQRGGTPTAYDRVLATRFGWHAMEAVHRGEFGKMTALYGTDIAMVPLAEAVTELKTVPKDRMDEAESVF; translated from the coding sequence ATGCGTATCGGAGTTCTCACCGCAGGCGGCGACTGCCCTGGCCTGAACGCCGTGATCCGGTCGGTCGTGCACCGCGCCGTCACGCACTACGGCGACGAGGTGCTCGGTTTCGAGGACGGCTACGCGGGTCTGCTCGACGGGCGCTACCGCCCGCTCGATCTGAACGCGGTCAGCGGCATCCTCGCCCGTGGCGGCACCATTCTCGGCTCCTCCCGCCTGGAGCGCGACCGTTTCCGCGCGGCCTGCGAGAACGCCAAGCAGCTCGCCGAGGAGATCGGTTTCGACGCCCTCATCCCGATCGGCGGCGAGGGCACGCTGACGGCGGCCCGCATGCTGTCCGACGCGGGCCTGCCGGTCGTCGGCGTACCGAAGACGATCGACAACGACATCTCCTCCACCGACCGCACCTTCGGCTTCGACACCGCCGTCGGTGTCGCCACCGAGGCGATCGACCGGCTCAAGACGACCGCCGAGTCGCACCAGCGCGTCATGGTCGTCGAGGTCATGGGCCGGCACGCGGGCTGGATCGCCCTGGAGTCCGGCATGGCGGGCGGCGCCCACGGCATCTGCCTGCCCGAGCGGCCCTTCGACCCGGCCGACCTGGTCAAGATGGTCGAGCAGCGGTTCGCGAACGGCAAGAAGTTCGCCGTCATCTGTGTCGCCGAGGGCGCTCACCCCGCCGAGGGCACCATGGACTACGGCACGGGCGCGATCGACCAGTTCGGCCACGAGCGCTTCCAGGGCATCGGCACCGCGCTCTCCTACGAGCTGGAGAGCCGCCTCGGCAAGGAGGCCCGCCCGGTCATCCTCGGCCATGTGCAGCGCGGCGGCACCCCCACCGCGTACGACCGCGTGCTCGCCACCCGGTTCGGCTGGCACGCCATGGAGGCCGTGCACCGCGGCGAGTTCGGCAAGATGACGGCGCTGTACGGCACCGACATCGCGATGGTGCCGCTCGCGGAGGCGGTCACCGAGCTGAAGACGGTCCCGAAGGACCGGATGGACGAGGCGGAGTCGGTC